The window TGTATCCCATGACTAGGCCGCTGACTACGGAACCGCTTTTGGAATTGATCTTTGCCATCCTTTTACCAAGCGTTGGCTCTGCCATTCTTTTTAACGTGGGGGCTTCCAGCGGAGGGACGGATATTATTGCAATGATCCTGAAACGGTACACCAGCCTTAATATAGGTACAGTGCTTCTGCTGGTGGATGTGGCGGGTGTAATACTGGCATACTTTGTATTCGGACCGGAGACCGGATTATTCTCATCCCTTGGCTTAATGGCCAAATCTCTTGTCATTGGCGATGTCATTGAGAATATCAACCTTTGCAAATGCTTCAGTATCATCTGTGATGACCCGGTGCCCATTTGTGATTACATCATTCACGTGCTTAACCGGAGCGCCACAGTTTACGAGGCACAGGGAGCTTTCAGCCATCATAAAAAGACCGTCATATTAACAACCATGAAACGTTCCCAGGCGCTGAAACTTAAAAACTATATACGTACCGTGGAACCCACTGCATTTATACTGATATCCAATTCCAGTGAGATTATAGGAAAGGGATTTCTTGCCAATTAAAAAAGACCGGAGAACAGAGATTCTCCGGTCTTTTTGACGAATGAAATGGACTATATGGGATTTTTATCGTAAATTTTGACGAAAATGTACTTTAACGCTTTAAAAACATATAAAATTAAAGTAATAAAATTGACGGCTTGTCTTTTTTGTAGTATGATACGAATTAAGTTCCAGAAAGGACGAGATTTTGGAAGGAAGAGGAGAGAAGATTATGAAGAAATCAGCAAAAGTATTATCACTGGTTCTCGCCGGCGCCATGATGATGTCCATGACAGCATGCGGAAGTAAAGCTCCGGAAACTACTACTGCGGCACCGGAAACCACCACAGCAGCAGAGAATACAAGTGAAGCGGCGGAATCCACAGCAGAAAAGACTGCAGACGGAAAGCAGTTTAAAATCGGGGTTCTTCAGCTTGTGCAGCATGCAGCCCTGGATGCCTCCAATAAGGGCTTTATCCAGGCCCTTGACGATGCAGGTCTTAACTATACCGTTGACCAGCAGAATGCATCCGGCGACCAGCCTACCTGTCAGACCATTGCCAGCAAGCTGGTCAATGATAAAGACGATTTGATTCTCGCCATCGCAACACCGGCGGCTCAGGCCGTGGCAGGAGCTACGAGCGATATCCCGGTTCTGGTGACAGCGGTCACTGATCCTGCATCTTCGGATTTGGTGGAAAGCAACGATAATCCGGGCGGAAATGTCAGCGGTACCTCTGATTTGACCCCTGTGAAGGAGCAGATCTCCCTGTTAAAGAAGATTCTCCCCGATGCTAAGACTGTAGGAATCCTTTACTGTTCTTCAGAATCCAACTCAGAGATCCAGGCCAAGATGGCAAAAGATGCCATTGAAGCGGAAGGCATGACTGCAGTGGATTACACCGTATCCAATTCCAACGAGATCCAGACAGTAGTTACCTCCATGGTAGGCAAGGTAGATGCCATCTATGCGCCAACCGATAATACTGTTGCAGCAGGTATGGCAACAGTGAGCATGGTAGCCATTGAAAACAAAATCCCGGTAATCTGCGGCGAAGAAGGCATGGTAAATGCAGGCGGTCTTGCTACTTACGGAATTGATTATTATGAACTGGGTTACTTAACCGGTCAGCAGGCAGTGAAGATATTAACAGAGGGTGCGGACATCTCCAAGATGCCTATTGAGTATCTTCCTTTGGATAAGTGCAAGCTGACTGTCAACGAGGAAACAGCAAAGACCCTTGGGATCGATGTTTCCAGCCTTAAATAGGCAGATTTAAACAGGAATGAGCGGCAGGCGGCGCCTATTTGACTGGCCCGCCTGTCAACCATAGATGCTTTACATAAAGAATGGGGCTTTCATTTTTTATGTAAGGCATTTATGCCTATGATCGCCCTACGGGTATACTTTACGCCCCAAGTACATGGGCAGGAAATATGAACGCCTTTCTGGCATACCTTTATGCCCCAAGTACATGGGCAGGAAATATGAAATGAGAAAATATGCGGAGGAATGATAGATGAGTGGTTTACTGATATCCCTTCAGGATGCAGTTGTTCAGGGAGTTTTATGGGGGATTATGGTTTTAGGTGTTTACATCACCTATAAACTGTTAGATATTGCCGATTTGACGGTAGATGGTAGTTTTGCAATGGGCGGCTGTGTATGCGCCGTCATGATATTGAATTTTAATGTCGATCCCTGGGTTGCCTTGGGGATGGCGGCCATAGCCGGGATGGCGGCCGGAGCGGTAACCGGATTGTTACATACAATCTTTGAAATACCCGCGATTCTGGCCGGAATTCTGACGCAGATCGGGCTTTGGTCCATCAATCTCCGGATCATGGGAGGAAAAAGCAACGTACCGCTTTTAAAGACGGATACGATTATGTCTAAATTCATAGCGGTAAGCGGATTAAGCAAACAGGCTGCCGCCATGATCATCGGAATCGGGGCTGCAATTATTATGATTGCACTGCTTTACTGGTTCTTTGGAACGGAAATCGGCAGTGCCATGCGGGCTACTGGCAATAATCAGGCTATGATCCGTGCCCAGGGCGTCAATACCAACTGGACAAAGCTTCTGGCACTTACCTTAAGCAACGGGCTTGTGGGGATTTCAGGAGGACTGGTGTGTCAAAGCCAGAAATATGCGGATATCGGTATGGGGACTGGTGCCATTGTCATCGGCCTTGCCGCTATTGTTATCGGTGATGTGCTTATGGGAAGATTACGATCCTTTGGAAGCAAACTCACCTCTGCAGTAGTCGGCTCCGTCATATATTTTGTAATCCGTGCCGTTGTTTTGAGAATGGGTATGGATGCCAATGATATGAAGCTGTTGTCGGCTGGGATCGTAGCTGTAGCGCTTTGCGTTCCGGTCATGGTAAACAAATGGCGCATCAGGAAAGCTTATACAGAGGGAGGAGAATAAACTGTGCTGGATATTAAGAATGTCAGAAAAACGTTTAATAAAAATACCATAAATGAAAAAAAAGCATTAAATGGCATTGATCTCCATCTGAATGAAGGCGATTTTGTCACTGTGATCGGCGGAAACGGAGCGGGAAAATCCACGATGCTTAATATGATAGCAGGAGTGTATCCCATTGATTCCGGCAAGATCCAGATCGATGGAATTAACATATCCAGGGATCCCGAGTATAAAAGAGCCAAGTACATCGGAAGAGTGTTTCAGGATCCTATGATGGGAACAGCCGCCGGAATGGAGATACAGGAAAATATGGCGCTGGCCTATCGCCGGGGACAGGGAAGAGGCCTTGCCTGGGGAATCAGGGCAAATGAAAAGGCATTTTACCATGAGGCCCTTAAAAAGCTTGGACTTGGGCTTCAGGACCGTATGACCAACAAGGTGGGACTTCTTTCAGGCGGTCAGAGACAGGCGCTTACCCTTTTGATGGCGACCTTAAAGAAGCCAAAGCTTCTTCTGCTTGATGAACATACTGCCGCACTTGATCCAAAGACAGCCAGAAAGGTTCTGGAGATCACTCAGGAAATTGTGAAGGAGCAGAATCTTACCACGCTTATGATCACCCATAACATGAAGGATGCCATCCAGATTGGCAACCGTCTTGTGATGATGCATGAAGGACGCATCATTTATGATATTTCAGGGGAAGAAAAAAAGAAGCTGGAAGTGGAAGACTTACTTAAGAAGTTTGAGGAAGCCAGCGGTGAAGAATTTTCCAACGACAGAATGATTCTGGCAAAATAGCAGGTAAAAAACATGGGACAGGAGCCCTTTATATGTGCTTCCTGCCCTGTGTTTTTTTGTTTTAATGTCCGGAGATTCATTATCAAGGTATTTCCCGGATATATCTTTTTTAATTGTTTGTAACATAATCTTAATAATTTTTTATGAGACCTGTATCGCAAAGAATGACATTTTATGCTATAATTAGACAGATAGGCTCATAGCCTGAATCGGCTTTCCGCTAGAAAACAGGAAGATGGAGAGAAAGTACAGGATGGAAAACAATAACGAGAAAAAAGATTATACAATCCGTTTGGATAAGGCCAGAAAAAAACGCAGCCAGAATGATTACAAGAAACTTATGACACTGGGAGGCGCAGCGGTTCTTTGCGTGGCAGTCATTTCAGCGGCGGGAATGTCGATAAAAAATCACATGTCTGCAAAGCCGGCGGGCCTTGCCACAGGATCTGATGCCTCTGCCCAAAAGCCGGAGGAATCAGCGGATTTAAAGGTTAAAGCTGAATCTGAGTCTGCTGCCCAGGCCGCAAAGGAAAAAGAGGAAAAAGAAACGGTAATAAATTCCTATAAGAATTTGGGAATCATCCAGGTATCGGGCTATTTAAATGTGAGAAAGGCACCTGGTACCGAGGAAGATGTAATTGGAAAGCTTCAGGGAGACAGTGCCTGTGATATCCTTGAGAATACAGAATCCGGATGGTTTAAAATATCTTCCGGCGGAATTGAAGGATACATAAATTCTGAATATGTCCTGACAGGGGAAGATGCAAAGACAAAAGCAATGGACTTGGTAAAGCTGAGGGCTGTCGTCCAGACCGACAATATGAACATCAGGAAGGAACCTTCCACCAGTTCGGATGTGGTGGGTCAGGCACTTTTAAATGAGCGGTATGAGGTCATAGGACAGACGGAGGGCTGGGTACAAATTCCCACTGGGTATCTGTCCGCAGACTACGTAAATCTGGAATACGGACTGAACGAGGCCAGAAAGCTGGATTTAAAGGCAATGATATTTAATCTATACAAGAATATCGGGATTTCAGATGTGGATAATTATCTGAATGTAAGAGAAGAGCCCAGCGAAAACGGCAAAATCATCGGGAAAATGCCCAGCAAAGCAGCAGGAAACATTTTGGAGACTACTGAAGACGGATGGTATAAGATCCAGTCCGGCAATATTACAGGCTATGTAAAGTCCGATTATATCCTCACAGGACCGGCGGCAAAGGATGAAGCAATGCAGGTGGCGGAGCTTATGGCCATTGTAAACACGGATATGTTAAATGCCAGGACTGAGCCTTCCACTGATTCAAAGATATGGACGCAGATATCCAACAATGAGCGGTATCCTGTATTAAAGCAGATTGACGGCTGGATTGAGATCGAGCTGGAGGAAAACAGCAGCGCTTACGTATCCACAGATTTTGTGGATGTCCGGTATGCGCTTCCTGAGGCCATCAAATTTTCCCCGTTGGAGGAAAAGGCCAATGCACAGGCTTCCCTCAGGACCCAGATCGTAAATTATGCCCTGCAGTTTTTGGGAAATCCTTATGTGTGGGGAGGAACCAGCTTAACGAAAGGGGCTGATTGTTCCGGTTTCACTTTATCTGTTTATGCTCATTTCGGCATCGGGCTGCCTCATTACTCCGGCTCTCAGGCAGGCATGGGCAAGGCGGTAAAATCCAGTGAGATGAGACCCGGAGACCTGATCTATTATGCAGACAGCAAAGGAACCATCAACCATGTGGCCATGTATATCGGAAACGGTCAGATCGTACATGCAGCCAGCAGGCGAAGCGGTATAAAAATATCTACATGGAATTACCGGACACCGGTAAGGATCCGAAATATGATCGGTGATTGATTTAAGGCTTCCGGATTGAAATTTAATTGATATTTCGATTAAATTTCAATCCGGGAGCTTTTTGCTTTTCCCCGGGTTTACAAATTCTGGAAAATGGATTATAATGAGTACGCCGTTATAATTTTGAAAATACAACGGAAAGGCAGGATCCGGTATGAAGGCAGGTGCGGTCATTTTTGCGGCGGGACATAAAAGTGCCGCCAGTACATTTAAACCATTGATGCCCATTGGAGGGACAACCGTTATCAGACGGAGCAGAGGGTGGATTTTCCCAACTCACACCTAAGACTAAGGATTTTCTGAACCGGTTCCTAAGCATGGAAAAAGAGTTGAATGAAAAAACAGAAGAACTGTTTATGAAATATTTTGAGGGGGTATTAAAATGAGGCAGATGTTTAAAGCAGTTTTAGAAACTTTGGAAAAAGGCGAGGATGGAGTTTTAGTAACCATTATTGCAAGCTCCGGATCCACTCCCAGAGGTGCAGGATCCCATATGCTGGTAAGGCGGGACGGGACCACGGAAGGAACTATCGGGGGCGGAGCGGTGGAATACCGGTCCATTCAGAGATCACAAAAGGCGATTGAGGAAAAGGCATCCTATATCCACAGCTTTGTCCTGGGAAAAGAACAGGTAGCTGATCTGGGCATGATCTGTGGTGGCGATGTGGTGGTATACTTTCAGTATTTGGACCATGAAAATCAGGAATTTATTGACTTGTGCAGGAGGATAGAAGAAGCCTATGACAAGGATGAAGACAGCTGGCTTATTATGGATATTTCCAGTGAATCCACATGGGGGCTGGGAATCTACAGTAAATCAGCGGGATTTACAGGAATAGAAGGAATTGCTGAAGAAGAAAGAAAAATTCTTCTTCAGAATAAGGCGGTTCAGAAAAACTTTGGTGAACGCAAGTATTACAGCGAGCCTCTGGTCCGGGCCGGCTGTGTCTATATTTTTGGAGGCGGACATGTGGCACAGGAATTGGTACCGGTCCTGGCGCATGTAGGATTCCGGTGTGCTGTTTTTGATGACCGGCCGGAGTTTGCCAATGAAACACTGTTTCCCCAGGCAGAGAAGACCATTGCAGGGGATTATGAAAGGATTTTTGATTACCTTGAATTAAGGGAATGTGATTATGTCTGTGTTATGACCAGAGGACACCAGTCGGATTATGTTGTCCAAAGACAGGTCCTTACAAAAAATGTCTGTTATATCGGCGTAATCGGCAGCCGAAGGAAGCTGGAAACTCTGGCCGGAAAGCTTATGGCAGACGGCGTTACCAGAGAACAGATCGACAGCTGCCACAGCCCTATCGGTCTGGAAATTTATGCAGAAACACCCGCTGAGATCGCCATCAGTGTGGCAGGAGAACTGATTGCTGTCAGGGCTCTGCGGGAAGGGCGAAAAAAATAATGGGAAAATTTCTGTTTTTAAAAGGTGATTCCGGAGAAGGAAAGACAACCTTGCTTTTTGAATGTTTAAGATCCTGGCACCGGCTGATGGGAGGGTTTTATTCACAGCGCTTAATAATGGAAGATGGAATGACTATGGGATTTCGAATGGTTCCTGCAGAGGAAGACTGGATTCCGGCAGCTCCCTATAAAAAAGGAATGACTAATGTTTTTATTGAACGGACTGAACATGGATTCCATAAAAATCCTGAACTTTTTGAAACCGTTGGTGTGGATATTCTGCGTTCTTCCGCTCAGAGCAGACTCTGCCTTTTGGATGAAATAGGCGGGGTAGAGCTTTTTGTGCCGGAATTTATGGAGGAGGTTCTTTGCTGTATTGATGGTCCGGTTCCATGCATCGGAGTATTAAAAAACCGGAAAAATCTGGAGTCCATGAGGACCAGAATCCCCATACAGACGGATACGGACAAGCTTCTCCTGGACTTGGAGGAAAAACTTGAAAAACGGTCAAATGGGCGGATACTTACGTTTGAGCGCGACAGAAAAGAACACATCCGTATGGAAATTATGGATTTTTTGAGAGAATGCGGGGAAAAGGAAGGAATGGAAACACATGGTAGAAAGGGACTGGGTTTATAAAAGACGTTTTGGAATCATAGTGCTCTTATTTATTGTCTGCTTTTTGGGTTCCTTTTTGCTTGGACGGTACCCGGTATACCCGGACACGCTTTTAAAAGTCCTTCTTGCCAAAGTTTTTCCTATAGAAATCTCTTGGCCTGCCCAGATAGAGACTGTTGTTTTTCGTGTCCGTCTTCCAAGAGTTTTCATGGCAGCATTGATCGGAGGAGGATTGTCCTGTGCAGGCGCCGCTTATCAGGGGATTTTTAAAAATCCCATGGTATCACCGGATGTTCTGGGAGCCTCCTCGGGCGCAGGATTAGGCGCTGCCCTGGGACTGTTTTTGTCATTGGGTTATAACGGAGTAACAATCAGTGCCTTTCTTTTTGGTCTTGGTGCCGTAGGAATTGTCTGCCTCATCAGCAGCCGGGTAAAATATAATCCCGTGCTGGGGCTGGTGTTGTCCGGCATGATGATAAGTTCCCTTGCTTCCGCAGCAGTATCTTTTTTAAAGCTGGTGGCGGATCCGGCCAATACACTTCCGGTCATTACCTACTGGCTTATGGGAAGCCTGGCATCCATCCGTCAGAAAGATGTGATGTTTGCTGCTCCATGGATCCTGATGGGAATCCTTCCGATTTATCTTCTCCGGTGGCGGATCAATGTTTTAAGCCTTGGGGAAGAGGAGGCGAGGAGCATGGGGATCAATGGAGGAAGGCTTCGTCTTATCATTGTTGTCAGTGCATCTTTGATTACTTCAGCATCAGTTTCAGTAAGCGGGCATATCGGCTGGGTGGGACTGGTAATTCCTCATTTTGCAAGAATGCTGGTAGGAAGTGATTACCGCAGGCTGTTGCCGGCCTCCCTGCTTATGGGCGGCAGTTTTCTGCTGATCGTGGATAATTTTGCAAGGCTTTTGGCTACCAGTGAGGTTCCTATCGGCATTTTGACTGCATTTGTTGGTGCTCCGTTCTTTTTATATCTGATTTTACGGGAAGGAAACCGGTTATAGAGGAGGAGATATGGAACTGACGGTAAAAGATTTAGAATTCGGCTATCATTGTTTTCCGGTATTAAAGGGGATTAATTTTTCCTTCAACAAAGGAGAACTGGTCTGTGTTCTTGGGAAAAACGGAGCAGGGAAGAGTACGCTTTTTCGCTGCATGTTAGGTTTGCTGAAGGGATACCAGGGGGAGATTCTGATTGACGGAACGGAACGCCGGCACTTTTCAGAAAGGGAATTGGCCGGACGGATCGCCTATATCCCCCAGAATCACGATACTGCATTCTCTTTTTCGGTTCTGGATATGGTTTTGATGGGAACAACCGCTTCCCTGCCCCGCTTTGCAGGGCCGGGACCAAAGGAAAAAGACAGGGCAATGAATGCTTTAAAGCTATTAAGGATTGCTGGTCTAAGGGACCGTATATTCGGGCAGATCAGCGGCGGAGAGCAGCAGCTTGTGCTGATTGCAAGGGCAATCGCCCAGGAGGCAAAAATACTGGTCATGGATGAGCCATGTTCCAGCTTGGATTACGGCAACCAGATCAGGGTCATGAAGGAGCTGCGTACCTTGTCAGAAAAGGGATATTTAATTGTGCAGTCCACCCATAATCCGGAGCATGTCTTTCACTTTGCCCATAAATCGCTGGTGATGATGGATGGAAAGATAAGGGCTTTGGGTGAGCCGGACAAGATCTTGACAAAGGAGCTTTTGGAAGGCGTGTACCAGGTGCCAATTGAGATCTATGAAGATTTAAAAAGCGGGAAAAAGGTTTGTATGCCTGGGGAAGGGTGATGAATATGTGGGAAATGTATGACAGTCTGATAGAACCAATACCAGATGACGTAAAGATAGAAGATTATTTTGCCGGAATCCAGTGGACTTCGGTGACTGTCTGCGGCTGTACAGGTGCGACGGCGACAAATCCGCTTCAGACCATATCAAGAACTGAAAAAAATATCTTGGACATGTCATGGAAGGAAGCTGCAGGACTGATAAAATCATGGAATTTTACGGAAGCCAGCATAGGTGCCGCGGCGGTAAATGCCTATTATAATCAGCCGGACCGGATCAGCAGGCTGGAAAGGGAAGGTGCAATCAGGATGTTGTCCAGGGAAGATGCCTTTATGGCACATAGTGAGGATATCAAAGGAAAAAAGGTGGCGACCATCGGACATTTCTGCTTTGCTGAGGAGTATTTTAAAGAAGCAAAATCCTGCGTAATTCTGGAACGCAATCCAAAGGATGGCGATTATCCGGACAGTGCCTGTGAATATGTTCTTTCAGACAGAGATTATGTATTTATCACTGGATTTACCCTGGTTAATAAAACCCTTCCAAGGCTGTTGGAGCTGTCGCGGAATGCCAAAGTCATATTAGTGGGGCCCAGTGTGGCTCTTGCTCCTGAACTTTTTGATTTTGGTGTGTGGGAGCTGGCAGGCACACTTATTACAGATAAAAAGCTTACAGAGGAATTTGTTAAAAAAGGAGAGCACAAGGCGGTAATCCGTTCTGGTTTACCGGTAAGGCTTTCCCTAAAATAAATATAAGCCGCAAATGCGGCAGAATAGGGGGATTATATGAAAAAAATGAGAAAAGGGCTGGTATTGGCTGCATTCCTTGCTGCTGCGGTACTGGCAAATGGCTGCCAAAAGGAAAACAGTAATGAGGTACCTGCCACTCAGACAGAGTCAACTGCGCCTGCAAAGGCAGAAACTCAGGCGGAAACAGAAAAATCCAGTGAAACAGGGGGACAGTCAGAGACCAGAGTATTTACGGATTCAGCAGGAAGAGAAGTTACACTTCCAAAGGAAATTAACAAGATTGCTCCTTCCGGGCCATTGGCACAGATTGTGCTTTATACCCTGTGCCCGGATAAGCTGTCCGGACTTGCTTCTGATTTTTCTGAGGGTGCAAAGCTGTATATTGACGAAAAATATTGGGGACTTCCTAAATTCGGCCAGTTTTATGGAAAGAATGCAAGCCTTAATATGGAGGCTCTCATTGCAGAAAGCCCGGATGTGATCATTGATATCGGAGAAGCGAAGAAAACCGTAAAAGAGGATATGGATGCCCTTCAGGAACAGCTTAACATGCCGGTCATTTTTATAGAGGCAGATTTAGATACCATGAGTGCTGCTTATGAAAAGCTTGGGGAGCTTACCGGCGAGGCTGATCAGGCAAAGAAGCTGGCGGACTATTGTAATAATATATTGAAAAAATCTGAAACAGCCAAGGAAGAACTGGCAGAAAAAGAAAAGAAATCGGTTTATTTTGCCATTGGAGATGATGGACTTCACACCAATGCAGAGGGTTCCATTCATGCCCGGGTCATCGAACAGATCGGAGCGGAAAATGCGGCAAAAGTTGAAATGGTATCAAGCGGAGGCGGAAGTGAAGTATCCTTTGAACAGCTTCTTCTGTGGCAGCCGGATATTATCATCGCAGATTCTGAGACCTTATACCAGACAATAACAACAGATAAGGTCTGGGGAGAATTAAATGCAGTGAAAGAAGGTAAGGTTTATCAGATACCTTCTGTTCCATATAGTTTTATGAGCAGCCCGCCTTCTGTCAACCGAATGATCGGGATTATGTGGCTGGGCAATCTTGTATATCCGGAGCAGTATAACGTTGATATAAAACAGGAAGTAAAAGATTTCTACCAGCTGTTTTATCACGTAAATCTTGATGACACACAGACGGAGAAAATTTTGAAATAAAAAACATAACCCCCGGTTTTGGATCTGGCCTTTCTGCCAGTTTCAAGTCCGGGGGATTCCTGTTTTAAAGATTATTTCTGTTGGTTTTTATTTCTATTATAGTTGATCAGACATCCGGCCTTTACGATTTCCCGTTCTTCCGGGGTCATATCGGCAATGTGCAGTTTAATCTCATGAATCGGATTCCCGTCCCTGTTTTTTACCACATAAGCTGGAATGTGCTTCATATCTCCGTCAAGGGCGGTGCGGATTCCGGGCACATAGATGAAATCACCTACTTCAAAATCAGGTTCCTCATCAAGAAGGAAGGGAAGCATTCCCCAGTTCATGACATTGGAACGGTATCGCTTGGTAGCATATTCTTTGGCAATATTGGCCAGGCCGCCCAGCACTCGCTGGCAGCTGGCTGCCTGTTCCCGGGCAGAGCCGTCACCGGGCTTCACCGCATAGATCATGCTTCCGATTTCCGTTTCACCTGCCTTCAGCTCCGGCTGGTTTAAGTAAGAGCTCAGGGCTTTCCATGCTGACTCCAGAGACTGATCGGCTTCTAATGGGGTGTTTCCTGCTTTCCTTATTTGTTCCAGCTCATTTACCTTTTTGGAACGTTCCACGTATTCCGGATCCCGGCGGGACAAGGTAAATTCCGCAAGACCCAGAGGGTTGGAGCGGTAGGAGGAGGTTTCACCCGAAGGGATCAGCTCGTCGGTGGTAGTAACAGGATCCATGATCTTTGAACATACCCGCAAAAGGATGTTTTCTGTCAAAGCGCTCATGGCCGGCCAGTCTTTGATATTGGGACCATAAATCAGGGAAGCCTCAGGCTGAGCCTTTCCAAAGCCCTGATATACCCGCCTGTCATAGGAAGATGAGTCAAATTCATAAGCAGGAACACGGTAATCTTCTCCATATCCTTCCGCAGAGGTCAGATAGCCGCCGTTTGCCGCCGTTGCCGCAATGGAACGGGCATCCATGAGGGCTACACAGGAAATCTGTCCGCTTCCCGGCTTGGAGCCTTCCCTGTTGGGGAAGTTTCTTGTGGTGTGGCGGATGCTTAAGGAATTGTTGGAAGGAGTATCCCCTGCACCAAAGCACGGGCCGCAGAAGGCCGTCCGGACAGTCGCTCCGGCTGCCATAAATTCCGAGATGGCTCCCTTTTTCACCAGATCCATGTATACCGGCTGGGAGGAAGGATACACGGATAAATTAAAGATATCATTTCCGCAGTCTTTTCCTGACAGAATATGAGCCGCAGCCATGACGTTGGAGTAGTTGCCTCCGGCGCAGCCTGCAATCACTCCCTGCTGAACCATGAGCTTTCCATCCACGATCTTGTCGGTGAGAGAAAGGCTTGCCTTGGAACTTCCCACAATTCGCTCCGCTTCTTTTTCCACGGTCCGGAGAATGTCGCCCAGGTTTGCATTCAGCTGGTCGATCTCATACGTATTGCTTGGGTGGAAGGGCAGTGCGATCATGGGCTTAATGGTGCTTAAATCCACATAAACGACTCCGTCGTAGTAAGCCACTTCCTCAGGATTCAGCTCCTTATAAGCATCTCCCCGTCCATGAAGATCCAGATAAGCCTTTGTGTCCTCATCGGTTCTCCAGATGGATGAAAGGCAGGTGGTTTCCGTTGTCATGACATCCACGCCGTTCCTGTAGTCCGTATCCATGGAAGAAACTCCGGGCCCTACAAATTCCATGATCCTGTTCTTTACATAGCCGCTTTGGAAGACCGCTCCGATAATGGCCAGGGCCACATCATGAGGACCGACAGAAGGGGCGGGGCTTCCTGTAAGATAAATAGCCACAACGCCGGGATATGTCACGTCATAAGTATCCCGCAGAAGCTGCTTTACCAGTTCCCCGCCGCCTTCGCCGATAGCCATGGTTCCCAGGGCGCCGTAACGGGTATGGCTGTCAGAGCCGAGGATCATCCGTCCGCATCCGGCCATCATTTCCCTCATATACTGATGGATGACCGCAATATGAGGCGGAACAAAGATCCCGCCGTATTTTTTTGCGGCGGAAAGCCCGAAAACATGGTCATCCTCGTTAATGGTGCCACCAACTGCGCATAAGGAGTTGTGACAGTTGGTCATAACGTATGGAATGGGAAATTCCTTAAGCCCTGATGCCCGGGCAGTCTGGATGATCCCTACAAATGTAATGTCATGGGAGGCCATGGAGTCAAAACGGAGCTTCAAATGATCCATGTCATCGGAGGTATTGTGTTCCTTTAAAATGGAATAGGCGATGGTGCCCTTTTTGGCTTCAGCCTTATCTGCAGTTTTTCCTGTAAGGGCAGCCACTTTTAAAGCTTCCTGTTCCGGAACCAGTTCCCTTCCATGAACAAGATAAGCCCCGCCGTCATACAATTTCACCATATGCTATCTTTCCTCTCTTTTTTTGTAGGAAATGGTTTCTCCTACGTATTTTGTTGCCGGACGCATGATTCTTCCGTCATACAGC of the Lacrimispora indolis DSM 755 genome contains:
- a CDS encoding hydratase — protein: MVKLYDGGAYLVHGRELVPEQEALKVAALTGKTADKAEAKKGTIAYSILKEHNTSDDMDHLKLRFDSMASHDITFVGIIQTARASGLKEFPIPYVMTNCHNSLCAVGGTINEDDHVFGLSAAKKYGGIFVPPHIAVIHQYMREMMAGCGRMILGSDSHTRYGALGTMAIGEGGGELVKQLLRDTYDVTYPGVVAIYLTGSPAPSVGPHDVALAIIGAVFQSGYVKNRIMEFVGPGVSSMDTDYRNGVDVMTTETTCLSSIWRTDEDTKAYLDLHGRGDAYKELNPEEVAYYDGVVYVDLSTIKPMIALPFHPSNTYEIDQLNANLGDILRTVEKEAERIVGSSKASLSLTDKIVDGKLMVQQGVIAGCAGGNYSNVMAAAHILSGKDCGNDIFNLSVYPSSQPVYMDLVKKGAISEFMAAGATVRTAFCGPCFGAGDTPSNNSLSIRHTTRNFPNREGSKPGSGQISCVALMDARSIAATAANGGYLTSAEGYGEDYRVPAYEFDSSSYDRRVYQGFGKAQPEASLIYGPNIKDWPAMSALTENILLRVCSKIMDPVTTTDELIPSGETSSYRSNPLGLAEFTLSRRDPEYVERSKKVNELEQIRKAGNTPLEADQSLESAWKALSSYLNQPELKAGETEIGSMIYAVKPGDGSAREQAASCQRVLGGLANIAKEYATKRYRSNVMNWGMLPFLLDEEPDFEVGDFIYVPGIRTALDGDMKHIPAYVVKNRDGNPIHEIKLHIADMTPEEREIVKAGCLINYNRNKNQQK